From one Neovison vison isolate M4711 chromosome 1, ASM_NN_V1, whole genome shotgun sequence genomic stretch:
- the IRX1 gene encoding iroquois-class homeodomain protein IRX-1, with protein sequence MSFPQLGYPQYLSAAGPGAYGGERPGVLAAAAAAAAAASSGRPGAAELGAGAGAAAVTSVLGMYAAAGPYAGAPNYSAFLPYAADLSLFSQMGSQYELKDNPGVHPATFAAHTAPAYYPYGQFQYGDPGRPKNATRESTSTLKAWLNEHRKNPYPTKGEKIMLAIITKMTLTQVSTWFANARRRLKKENKVTWGARSKDPEDGALFGSDTEGDPEKAEDDEEIDLESIDIDKIDEHDGDQSNEDDEDKAEAPRAPAAPTALARDQGSPLAAADALKSQDSPLGLVKEVPEPGSTRLLSPGGGSGGLQGAPHSKPKIWSLAETATSPDGAPKASPPPPSGHPGAHGAPAGAPLQHPAFLPSHGLYTCHIGKFSNWTNGAFLAQGSLLNMRSFLGVGAPHAAPHGPHLPAPPPQPPVPVATGVLHGDKASARSSPALPERDLVPRPDSPAQQLKSPFQPVRDNSLAPQEGTPRILAALPSA encoded by the exons ATGTCCTTCCCGCAGCTGGGCTACCCGCAGTACCTGAGCGCCGCGGGGCCCGGCGCCTACGGAGGCGAGCGCCCGGGAGTGctggccgcggccgccgccgccgccgccgccgcctcgtcGGGCCGCCCGGGGGCGGCGGAGctgggcgcgggcgcgggcgcggccGCCGTCACCTCGGTGCTGGGCATGTACGCGGCGGCCGGCCCGTACGCGGGCGCGCCCAACTACAGCGCCTTCCTGCCCTACGCCGCCGACCTCAGCCTCTTCTCGCAGATG GGCTCACAGTATGAACTCAAAGACAACCCTGGGGTGCACCCTGCCACCTTCGCAGCCCACACGGCGCCAGCCTACTACCCCTACGGCCAGTTCCAGTACGGGGATCCCGGGCGGCCCAAGAACGCCACGCGCGAGAGCACCAGCACGCTCAAGGCCTGGCTGAACGAGCACCGCAAGAACCCGTACCCCACCAAGGGCGAGAAGATCATGCTGGCCATCATCACCAAGATGACCCTCACGCAGGTGTCCACCTGGTTCGCCAACGCGCGCCGCCGCCTCAAGAAGGAGAATAAGGTGACGTGGGGTGCGCGCAGCAAGGACCCGGAGGACGGAGCCCTTTTCGGAAGCGATACAGAGGGCGACCCCGAGAAGGCCGAGGACGATGAGGAGATAGACCTGGAGAGCATTGACATCGACAAAATCGACGAGCATGACGGCGACCAGAGCAATGAGGACGATGAGGACAAGGCCGAGGCCCCTCGCGCGCCGGCGGCACCGACGGCCCTAGCTCGAGACCAGGGCTCGCCGCTAGCAGCTGCCGACGCGCTCAAGTCCCAGGACTCGCCCCTGGGCCTGGTCAAAGAGGTCCCGGAGCCTGGCAGCACGCGCCTGCTGAGTCCCGGCGGCGGGTCGGGTGGCCTGCAGGGCGCCCCGCACAGCAAGCCCAAGATCTGGTCCTTGGCCGAGACCGCCACGAGCCCCGACGGCGCGCCCAAGGCCTCGCCGCCTCCTCCCTCCGGCCATCCGGGCGCGCACGGGGCCCCGGCGGGTGCGCCGCTGCAACACCCCGCCTTCCTGCCCAGCCACGGACTGTACACCTGCCACATCGGCAAGTTCTCCAACTGGACCAACGGCGCGTTCCTCgcgcagggctccctgctcaacatgCGCTCCTTCCTGGGCGTCGGCGCGCCCCACGCCGCGCCGCACGGCCCGCACctgcccgcgccgccgccgcagcccccTGTCCCTGTTGCTACAGGGGTGCTCCACGGTGACAAGGCCTCTGCTCGCAGCAGCCCCGCGCTCCCAG AGAGAGACCTCGTCCCCAGGCCGGACTCGCCGGCACAGCAGTTAAAATCTCCCTTCCAGCCCGTGCGCGACAA CTCGCTGGCCCCGCAGGAGGGAACGCCGCGGATCCTAGCAGCCCTCCCGTCCGCCTGA
- the LOC122896099 gene encoding basic salivary proline-rich protein 4-like, whose protein sequence is MGKSGPKNLGRYSQHIPYPVRGDLAGEWKGRSGLPHRSPRSERARGHFGQRCLGVAKAAPASEERPFPAGCHRPSAGPAAPTAEEQAPRRFPEPADTPRLRGGQARVPQPPPVRTAVRRPREPGGGEPVAARPAPAARPARAPTAGGGGPAGAEHHPRRRAEGGRRSRRGIAEPGAAGSRAPASTGPSSSQRPPPPGRPERARPAARSPHTPAAATPAAPPRPPPPPL, encoded by the exons ATGGGGAAAAGTGGCCCCAAGAACCTGGGCCGGTACTCCCAGCACATTCCCTACCCGGTCCGCGGGGATCTGGCCGGCGAGTGGAAAGGCAGAAGCGGCCTGCCCCACCGAAGTCCG CGCTCCGAGCGCGCGAGGGGCCACTTCGGCCAGAGATGTCTGGGGGTGGCCAAGGCAGCGCCGGCCTCGGAGGAGAGGCCCTTCCCGGCGGGCTGTCACCGCCCCAGCGCCGGCCCCGCGGCCCCAACGGCGGAAGAGCAGGCGCCGAGACGCTTCCCTGAACCCGCAGACACTCCTCGGCTTCGAGGCGGCCAAGCCCGGGTCCCACAGCCGCCGCCGGTGCGGACCGCCGTCAGACGGCCGCGGGAGCCCGGCGGCGGGGAGCCCGTGGCCGCGAGGCCCGCACCCGCCGCCCGGCCCGCTCGCGCGCCCACAGCGGGCGGAGGTGGCCCGGCCGGCGCGGAGCACCAC CCCCGCCGCCGAGCGGAGGGCGGCCGCCGCAGTCGGCGCGGGATCGCGGAGCCGGGCGCAGCCGGGAGCCGGGCGCCAGCGAGCACCGGGCCGAGCAGCAGCCAGCGGCCCCCGCCTCCGGGCCGGCCCGAGCGCGCCCGGCCGGCCGCccgctccccccacacccccgccgcCGCGACCCCCGCCGCGCCGCCgcgacccccgcccccgcccctttAA